A window of the Scleropages formosus chromosome 5, fSclFor1.1, whole genome shotgun sequence genome harbors these coding sequences:
- the LOC108926437 gene encoding cyclin-dependent kinase 16-like isoform X3: protein MFYSIDHWLILPPHPLAPPAGTRPSLSADGMDRMKVLKRRLSMKLRGAGQSDEPLDEREEPALPEEPLVPRTQDVLADPALHPALRSALHQASHSAPSFLRQYAGQLGRTGLRRDPRGALERPHLALHRTGSLGVVHENSRVTAMGADGESDQASAASSDEAQSPVRVRLRNGNHRRITEDINKRLSLPADIRLPEGYLEKFAMSGPPFARPMSRRLRRVSLSEIGFGKLETYVKLDKVGEGRSKLTDNLVALKEIRLEHEEGAPCTAIREVSLLKDLKHANIVTLHDIIHTDKCLTLVFEYLEQDLKQYMDDCGNMLDVHNVKIFLFQLLRGLAYCHQRKVLHRDLKPQNLLINHKGELKLADFGLARAKSVPTKTYSNEVVTLWYRPPDVLLGSTDYSTPIDMWGVGCIFYEMITGRPMFPGSTVEDQLHLIFRILGSPTELTWPGISRCEELKAYRFPHYTAEPLVHHAPRINSEGIDLLSQLLQFSVKSRISAEGGLQHPYFCSLGKEVQTLPDTASIFSVKNIQLRRDPGRKRPVRRSQAADSAVGPVPWEYVQRGGSRVGSPPYITASSSTS, encoded by the exons ATGTTTTACAGTATTGATCATTGGCTGAttttgcccccccacccccttgccCCCCCTGCAGGCACAAGGCCCTCCTTAAGTGCTGATGGGATGGACAGGATGAAGGTGCTCAAGCGGCGGCTGTCCATGAAGCTTCGTGGCGCCGGGCAATCGGACGAGCCGCTGGACGAGCGGGAGGAGCCGGCTCTTCCCGAGGAGCCTCTTGTTCCCCGCACACAGG ATGTGCTGGCTGACCCCGCCCTTCACCCTGCCCTTCGCTCCGCCCTCCACCAGGCCTCCCACAGTGCACCTTCCTTCCTGCGCCAGTATGCAGGACAGCTGGGCCGCACTGGCCTGCGCCGGGACCCCAGGGGTGCACTGGAGCGCCCCCACTTGGCGCTGCACAGGACCGGATCTCTCG gtgtCGTCCATGAGAACAGCAGGGTCACTGCGATGGGTGCTGACGGGGAGAGTGACCAGGCATCTGCCGCTTCCTCTGATGAAGCCCAGAGTCCAGTCCGGGTGCGACTAAGGAATGGAAACCACCGGCGCATCACAGAG GATATCAACAAGCGCCTCTCCCTGCCGGCGGACATCCGGCTGCCTGAGGGATACCTCGAGAAGTTTGCCATGAGCGGCCCTCCTTTCGCCAGGCCCATGAGCCGTCGCCTGCGCCGCGTCTCCCTG TCCGAGATCGGTTTCGGGAAGCTGGAGACCTACGTCAAGCTGGACAAAGTGGGCGAG GGCCGCAGCAAACTCACCGACAACCTGGTGGCTCTCAAAGAAATACGGCTGGAGCACGAGGAGGGAGCCCCCTGCACCGCGATCCGGGAGG TGTCGCTCCTGAAGGACCTGAAACACGCCAACATCGTCACCCTCCACGATATCATTCACACGGACAAGTGTCTGACGCTGGTCTTCGAGTACCTG GAACAGGACCTGAAACAGTACATGGACGACTGTGGGAACATGCTAGATGTGCACAATGTCAAG ATCTTCCTGTTCCAGCTGCTGCGGGGCCTCGCCTACTGTCACCAGAGGAAGGTGCTGCACCGGGACCTCAAACCCCAGAATCTGCTCATCAACCACAAAGGGGAGCTCAAGCTGGCCGACTTTG GCCTGGCGCGCGCCAAATCGGTCCCCACCAAGACGTACTCCAACGAGGTTGTGACACTGTGGTACCGCCCCCCCGACGTTCTGCTGGGCTCCACGGACTACTCCACACCCATCGATATGTG GGGTGTGGGGTGTATATTCTACGAGATGATAACAGGAAGACCAATGTTCCCTGGATCTACGGTGGAAGATCAGCTTCACTTAATATTCCGTATCCTTG GTTCCCCTACAGAACTGACCTGGCCAGGAATCAGCCGCTGTGAGGAACTAAAAGCATACAGGTTCCCTCATTACACTGCAGAGCCCCTGGTCCACCACGCCCCcag GATTAACAGCGAGGGGATCGACCTCCTGTCCCAGCTCCTCCAG TTCTCGGTGAAGAGCCGCATCTCGGCCGAAGGAGGCCTGCAACACCCCTACTTCTGCAGCCTGGGAAAGGAGGTGCAGACGCTGCCTGACA CTGCCTCCATTTTTTCAGTGAAGAACATTCAGCTCCGCAGGGACCCGGGGAGGAAGCGTCCAGTGCGCCGCTCTCAGGCAG CGGACTCTGCGGTGGGCCCCGTGCCGTGGGAGTATGTCCAGAGAGGGGGCTCGAGAGTGGGAAGTCCACCCTACATCACTGCCTCCTCTTCCACAAGCTGA
- the LOC108926437 gene encoding cyclin-dependent kinase 16-like isoform X1, translating to MFYSIDHWLILPPHPLAPPAGTRPSLSADGMDRMKVLKRRLSMKLRGAGQSDEPLDEREEPALPEEPLVPRTQDVLADPALHPALRSALHQASHSAPSFLRQYAGQLGRTGLRRDPRGALERPHLALHRTGSLGVVHENSRVTAMGADGESDQASAASSDEAQSPVRVRLRNGNHRRITEDINKRLSLPADIRLPEGYLEKFAMSGPPFARPMSRRLRRVSLSEIGFGKLETYVKLDKVGEGTYATVYKGRSKLTDNLVALKEIRLEHEEGAPCTAIREVSLLKDLKHANIVTLHDIIHTDKCLTLVFEYLEQDLKQYMDDCGNMLDVHNVKIFLFQLLRGLAYCHQRKVLHRDLKPQNLLINHKGELKLADFGLARAKSVPTKTYSNEVVTLWYRPPDVLLGSTDYSTPIDMWGVGCIFYEMITGRPMFPGSTVEDQLHLIFRILGSPTELTWPGISRCEELKAYRFPHYTAEPLVHHAPRINSEGIDLLSQLLQFSVKSRISAEGGLQHPYFCSLGKEVQTLPDTASIFSVKNIQLRRDPGRKRPVRRSQAADSAVGPVPWEYVQRGGSRVGSPPYITASSSTS from the exons ATGTTTTACAGTATTGATCATTGGCTGAttttgcccccccacccccttgccCCCCCTGCAGGCACAAGGCCCTCCTTAAGTGCTGATGGGATGGACAGGATGAAGGTGCTCAAGCGGCGGCTGTCCATGAAGCTTCGTGGCGCCGGGCAATCGGACGAGCCGCTGGACGAGCGGGAGGAGCCGGCTCTTCCCGAGGAGCCTCTTGTTCCCCGCACACAGG ATGTGCTGGCTGACCCCGCCCTTCACCCTGCCCTTCGCTCCGCCCTCCACCAGGCCTCCCACAGTGCACCTTCCTTCCTGCGCCAGTATGCAGGACAGCTGGGCCGCACTGGCCTGCGCCGGGACCCCAGGGGTGCACTGGAGCGCCCCCACTTGGCGCTGCACAGGACCGGATCTCTCG gtgtCGTCCATGAGAACAGCAGGGTCACTGCGATGGGTGCTGACGGGGAGAGTGACCAGGCATCTGCCGCTTCCTCTGATGAAGCCCAGAGTCCAGTCCGGGTGCGACTAAGGAATGGAAACCACCGGCGCATCACAGAG GATATCAACAAGCGCCTCTCCCTGCCGGCGGACATCCGGCTGCCTGAGGGATACCTCGAGAAGTTTGCCATGAGCGGCCCTCCTTTCGCCAGGCCCATGAGCCGTCGCCTGCGCCGCGTCTCCCTG TCCGAGATCGGTTTCGGGAAGCTGGAGACCTACGTCAAGCTGGACAAAGTGGGCGAG GGCACCTACGCCACCGTATATAAGGGCCGCAGCAAACTCACCGACAACCTGGTGGCTCTCAAAGAAATACGGCTGGAGCACGAGGAGGGAGCCCCCTGCACCGCGATCCGGGAGG TGTCGCTCCTGAAGGACCTGAAACACGCCAACATCGTCACCCTCCACGATATCATTCACACGGACAAGTGTCTGACGCTGGTCTTCGAGTACCTG GAACAGGACCTGAAACAGTACATGGACGACTGTGGGAACATGCTAGATGTGCACAATGTCAAG ATCTTCCTGTTCCAGCTGCTGCGGGGCCTCGCCTACTGTCACCAGAGGAAGGTGCTGCACCGGGACCTCAAACCCCAGAATCTGCTCATCAACCACAAAGGGGAGCTCAAGCTGGCCGACTTTG GCCTGGCGCGCGCCAAATCGGTCCCCACCAAGACGTACTCCAACGAGGTTGTGACACTGTGGTACCGCCCCCCCGACGTTCTGCTGGGCTCCACGGACTACTCCACACCCATCGATATGTG GGGTGTGGGGTGTATATTCTACGAGATGATAACAGGAAGACCAATGTTCCCTGGATCTACGGTGGAAGATCAGCTTCACTTAATATTCCGTATCCTTG GTTCCCCTACAGAACTGACCTGGCCAGGAATCAGCCGCTGTGAGGAACTAAAAGCATACAGGTTCCCTCATTACACTGCAGAGCCCCTGGTCCACCACGCCCCcag GATTAACAGCGAGGGGATCGACCTCCTGTCCCAGCTCCTCCAG TTCTCGGTGAAGAGCCGCATCTCGGCCGAAGGAGGCCTGCAACACCCCTACTTCTGCAGCCTGGGAAAGGAGGTGCAGACGCTGCCTGACA CTGCCTCCATTTTTTCAGTGAAGAACATTCAGCTCCGCAGGGACCCGGGGAGGAAGCGTCCAGTGCGCCGCTCTCAGGCAG CGGACTCTGCGGTGGGCCCCGTGCCGTGGGAGTATGTCCAGAGAGGGGGCTCGAGAGTGGGAAGTCCACCCTACATCACTGCCTCCTCTTCCACAAGCTGA
- the LOC108926437 gene encoding cyclin-dependent kinase 16-like isoform X2 translates to MFYSIDHWLILPPHPLAPPAGTRPSLSADGMDRMKVLKRRLSMKLRGAGQSDEPLDEREEPALPEEPLVPRTQDVLADPALHPALRSALHQASHSAPSFLRQYAGQLGRTGLRRDPRGALERPHLALHRTGSLGVVHENSRVTAMGADGESDQASAASSDEAQSPVRVRLRNGNHRRITEDINKRLSLPADIRLPEGYLEKFAMSGPPFARPMSRRLRRVSLSEIGFGKLETYVKLDKVGEGTYATVYKGRSKLTDNLVALKEIRLEHEEGAPCTAIREVSLLKDLKHANIVTLHDIIHTDKCLTLVFEYLEQDLKQYMDDCGNMLDVHNVKIFLFQLLRGLAYCHQRKVLHRDLKPQNLLINHKGELKLADFGLARAKSVPTKTYSNEVVTLWYRPPDVLLGSTDYSTPIDMWGVGCIFYEMITGRPMFPGSTVEDQLHLIFRILGSPTELTWPGISRCEELKAYRFPHYTAEPLVHHAPRINSEGIDLLSQLLQFSVKSRISAEGGLQHPYFCSLGKEVQTLPDMKNIQLRRDPGRKRPVRRSQAADSAVGPVPWEYVQRGGSRVGSPPYITASSSTS, encoded by the exons ATGTTTTACAGTATTGATCATTGGCTGAttttgcccccccacccccttgccCCCCCTGCAGGCACAAGGCCCTCCTTAAGTGCTGATGGGATGGACAGGATGAAGGTGCTCAAGCGGCGGCTGTCCATGAAGCTTCGTGGCGCCGGGCAATCGGACGAGCCGCTGGACGAGCGGGAGGAGCCGGCTCTTCCCGAGGAGCCTCTTGTTCCCCGCACACAGG ATGTGCTGGCTGACCCCGCCCTTCACCCTGCCCTTCGCTCCGCCCTCCACCAGGCCTCCCACAGTGCACCTTCCTTCCTGCGCCAGTATGCAGGACAGCTGGGCCGCACTGGCCTGCGCCGGGACCCCAGGGGTGCACTGGAGCGCCCCCACTTGGCGCTGCACAGGACCGGATCTCTCG gtgtCGTCCATGAGAACAGCAGGGTCACTGCGATGGGTGCTGACGGGGAGAGTGACCAGGCATCTGCCGCTTCCTCTGATGAAGCCCAGAGTCCAGTCCGGGTGCGACTAAGGAATGGAAACCACCGGCGCATCACAGAG GATATCAACAAGCGCCTCTCCCTGCCGGCGGACATCCGGCTGCCTGAGGGATACCTCGAGAAGTTTGCCATGAGCGGCCCTCCTTTCGCCAGGCCCATGAGCCGTCGCCTGCGCCGCGTCTCCCTG TCCGAGATCGGTTTCGGGAAGCTGGAGACCTACGTCAAGCTGGACAAAGTGGGCGAG GGCACCTACGCCACCGTATATAAGGGCCGCAGCAAACTCACCGACAACCTGGTGGCTCTCAAAGAAATACGGCTGGAGCACGAGGAGGGAGCCCCCTGCACCGCGATCCGGGAGG TGTCGCTCCTGAAGGACCTGAAACACGCCAACATCGTCACCCTCCACGATATCATTCACACGGACAAGTGTCTGACGCTGGTCTTCGAGTACCTG GAACAGGACCTGAAACAGTACATGGACGACTGTGGGAACATGCTAGATGTGCACAATGTCAAG ATCTTCCTGTTCCAGCTGCTGCGGGGCCTCGCCTACTGTCACCAGAGGAAGGTGCTGCACCGGGACCTCAAACCCCAGAATCTGCTCATCAACCACAAAGGGGAGCTCAAGCTGGCCGACTTTG GCCTGGCGCGCGCCAAATCGGTCCCCACCAAGACGTACTCCAACGAGGTTGTGACACTGTGGTACCGCCCCCCCGACGTTCTGCTGGGCTCCACGGACTACTCCACACCCATCGATATGTG GGGTGTGGGGTGTATATTCTACGAGATGATAACAGGAAGACCAATGTTCCCTGGATCTACGGTGGAAGATCAGCTTCACTTAATATTCCGTATCCTTG GTTCCCCTACAGAACTGACCTGGCCAGGAATCAGCCGCTGTGAGGAACTAAAAGCATACAGGTTCCCTCATTACACTGCAGAGCCCCTGGTCCACCACGCCCCcag GATTAACAGCGAGGGGATCGACCTCCTGTCCCAGCTCCTCCAG TTCTCGGTGAAGAGCCGCATCTCGGCCGAAGGAGGCCTGCAACACCCCTACTTCTGCAGCCTGGGAAAGGAGGTGCAGACGCTGCCTGACA TGAAGAACATTCAGCTCCGCAGGGACCCGGGGAGGAAGCGTCCAGTGCGCCGCTCTCAGGCAG CGGACTCTGCGGTGGGCCCCGTGCCGTGGGAGTATGTCCAGAGAGGGGGCTCGAGAGTGGGAAGTCCACCCTACATCACTGCCTCCTCTTCCACAAGCTGA
- the LOC108926437 gene encoding cyclin-dependent kinase 16-like isoform X4 gives MDRMKVLKRRLSMKLRGAGQSDEPLDEREEPALPEEPLVPRTQDVLADPALHPALRSALHQASHSAPSFLRQYAGQLGRTGLRRDPRGALERPHLALHRTGSLGVVHENSRVTAMGADGESDQASAASSDEAQSPVRVRLRNGNHRRITEDINKRLSLPADIRLPEGYLEKFAMSGPPFARPMSRRLRRVSLSEIGFGKLETYVKLDKVGEGTYATVYKGRSKLTDNLVALKEIRLEHEEGAPCTAIREVSLLKDLKHANIVTLHDIIHTDKCLTLVFEYLEQDLKQYMDDCGNMLDVHNVKIFLFQLLRGLAYCHQRKVLHRDLKPQNLLINHKGELKLADFGLARAKSVPTKTYSNEVVTLWYRPPDVLLGSTDYSTPIDMWGVGCIFYEMITGRPMFPGSTVEDQLHLIFRILGSPTELTWPGISRCEELKAYRFPHYTAEPLVHHAPRINSEGIDLLSQLLQFSVKSRISAEGGLQHPYFCSLGKEVQTLPDTASIFSVKNIQLRRDPGRKRPVRRSQAADSAVGPVPWEYVQRGGSRVGSPPYITASSSTS, from the exons ATGGACAGGATGAAGGTGCTCAAGCGGCGGCTGTCCATGAAGCTTCGTGGCGCCGGGCAATCGGACGAGCCGCTGGACGAGCGGGAGGAGCCGGCTCTTCCCGAGGAGCCTCTTGTTCCCCGCACACAGG ATGTGCTGGCTGACCCCGCCCTTCACCCTGCCCTTCGCTCCGCCCTCCACCAGGCCTCCCACAGTGCACCTTCCTTCCTGCGCCAGTATGCAGGACAGCTGGGCCGCACTGGCCTGCGCCGGGACCCCAGGGGTGCACTGGAGCGCCCCCACTTGGCGCTGCACAGGACCGGATCTCTCG gtgtCGTCCATGAGAACAGCAGGGTCACTGCGATGGGTGCTGACGGGGAGAGTGACCAGGCATCTGCCGCTTCCTCTGATGAAGCCCAGAGTCCAGTCCGGGTGCGACTAAGGAATGGAAACCACCGGCGCATCACAGAG GATATCAACAAGCGCCTCTCCCTGCCGGCGGACATCCGGCTGCCTGAGGGATACCTCGAGAAGTTTGCCATGAGCGGCCCTCCTTTCGCCAGGCCCATGAGCCGTCGCCTGCGCCGCGTCTCCCTG TCCGAGATCGGTTTCGGGAAGCTGGAGACCTACGTCAAGCTGGACAAAGTGGGCGAG GGCACCTACGCCACCGTATATAAGGGCCGCAGCAAACTCACCGACAACCTGGTGGCTCTCAAAGAAATACGGCTGGAGCACGAGGAGGGAGCCCCCTGCACCGCGATCCGGGAGG TGTCGCTCCTGAAGGACCTGAAACACGCCAACATCGTCACCCTCCACGATATCATTCACACGGACAAGTGTCTGACGCTGGTCTTCGAGTACCTG GAACAGGACCTGAAACAGTACATGGACGACTGTGGGAACATGCTAGATGTGCACAATGTCAAG ATCTTCCTGTTCCAGCTGCTGCGGGGCCTCGCCTACTGTCACCAGAGGAAGGTGCTGCACCGGGACCTCAAACCCCAGAATCTGCTCATCAACCACAAAGGGGAGCTCAAGCTGGCCGACTTTG GCCTGGCGCGCGCCAAATCGGTCCCCACCAAGACGTACTCCAACGAGGTTGTGACACTGTGGTACCGCCCCCCCGACGTTCTGCTGGGCTCCACGGACTACTCCACACCCATCGATATGTG GGGTGTGGGGTGTATATTCTACGAGATGATAACAGGAAGACCAATGTTCCCTGGATCTACGGTGGAAGATCAGCTTCACTTAATATTCCGTATCCTTG GTTCCCCTACAGAACTGACCTGGCCAGGAATCAGCCGCTGTGAGGAACTAAAAGCATACAGGTTCCCTCATTACACTGCAGAGCCCCTGGTCCACCACGCCCCcag GATTAACAGCGAGGGGATCGACCTCCTGTCCCAGCTCCTCCAG TTCTCGGTGAAGAGCCGCATCTCGGCCGAAGGAGGCCTGCAACACCCCTACTTCTGCAGCCTGGGAAAGGAGGTGCAGACGCTGCCTGACA CTGCCTCCATTTTTTCAGTGAAGAACATTCAGCTCCGCAGGGACCCGGGGAGGAAGCGTCCAGTGCGCCGCTCTCAGGCAG CGGACTCTGCGGTGGGCCCCGTGCCGTGGGAGTATGTCCAGAGAGGGGGCTCGAGAGTGGGAAGTCCACCCTACATCACTGCCTCCTCTTCCACAAGCTGA
- the LOC108926437 gene encoding cyclin-dependent kinase 16-like isoform X5 — MKMMMFLLDVDSFLGVVHENSRVTAMGADGESDQASAASSDEAQSPVRVRLRNGNHRRITEDINKRLSLPADIRLPEGYLEKFAMSGPPFARPMSRRLRRVSLSEIGFGKLETYVKLDKVGEGTYATVYKGRSKLTDNLVALKEIRLEHEEGAPCTAIREVSLLKDLKHANIVTLHDIIHTDKCLTLVFEYLEQDLKQYMDDCGNMLDVHNVKIFLFQLLRGLAYCHQRKVLHRDLKPQNLLINHKGELKLADFGLARAKSVPTKTYSNEVVTLWYRPPDVLLGSTDYSTPIDMWGVGCIFYEMITGRPMFPGSTVEDQLHLIFRILGSPTELTWPGISRCEELKAYRFPHYTAEPLVHHAPRINSEGIDLLSQLLQFSVKSRISAEGGLQHPYFCSLGKEVQTLPDTASIFSVKNIQLRRDPGRKRPVRRSQAADSAVGPVPWEYVQRGGSRVGSPPYITASSSTS; from the exons atgaaaatgatgatGTTCCTCTTGGATGTGGACAGTTTTCTTG gtgtCGTCCATGAGAACAGCAGGGTCACTGCGATGGGTGCTGACGGGGAGAGTGACCAGGCATCTGCCGCTTCCTCTGATGAAGCCCAGAGTCCAGTCCGGGTGCGACTAAGGAATGGAAACCACCGGCGCATCACAGAG GATATCAACAAGCGCCTCTCCCTGCCGGCGGACATCCGGCTGCCTGAGGGATACCTCGAGAAGTTTGCCATGAGCGGCCCTCCTTTCGCCAGGCCCATGAGCCGTCGCCTGCGCCGCGTCTCCCTG TCCGAGATCGGTTTCGGGAAGCTGGAGACCTACGTCAAGCTGGACAAAGTGGGCGAG GGCACCTACGCCACCGTATATAAGGGCCGCAGCAAACTCACCGACAACCTGGTGGCTCTCAAAGAAATACGGCTGGAGCACGAGGAGGGAGCCCCCTGCACCGCGATCCGGGAGG TGTCGCTCCTGAAGGACCTGAAACACGCCAACATCGTCACCCTCCACGATATCATTCACACGGACAAGTGTCTGACGCTGGTCTTCGAGTACCTG GAACAGGACCTGAAACAGTACATGGACGACTGTGGGAACATGCTAGATGTGCACAATGTCAAG ATCTTCCTGTTCCAGCTGCTGCGGGGCCTCGCCTACTGTCACCAGAGGAAGGTGCTGCACCGGGACCTCAAACCCCAGAATCTGCTCATCAACCACAAAGGGGAGCTCAAGCTGGCCGACTTTG GCCTGGCGCGCGCCAAATCGGTCCCCACCAAGACGTACTCCAACGAGGTTGTGACACTGTGGTACCGCCCCCCCGACGTTCTGCTGGGCTCCACGGACTACTCCACACCCATCGATATGTG GGGTGTGGGGTGTATATTCTACGAGATGATAACAGGAAGACCAATGTTCCCTGGATCTACGGTGGAAGATCAGCTTCACTTAATATTCCGTATCCTTG GTTCCCCTACAGAACTGACCTGGCCAGGAATCAGCCGCTGTGAGGAACTAAAAGCATACAGGTTCCCTCATTACACTGCAGAGCCCCTGGTCCACCACGCCCCcag GATTAACAGCGAGGGGATCGACCTCCTGTCCCAGCTCCTCCAG TTCTCGGTGAAGAGCCGCATCTCGGCCGAAGGAGGCCTGCAACACCCCTACTTCTGCAGCCTGGGAAAGGAGGTGCAGACGCTGCCTGACA CTGCCTCCATTTTTTCAGTGAAGAACATTCAGCTCCGCAGGGACCCGGGGAGGAAGCGTCCAGTGCGCCGCTCTCAGGCAG CGGACTCTGCGGTGGGCCCCGTGCCGTGGGAGTATGTCCAGAGAGGGGGCTCGAGAGTGGGAAGTCCACCCTACATCACTGCCTCCTCTTCCACAAGCTGA